One region of Streptomyces davaonensis JCM 4913 genomic DNA includes:
- a CDS encoding carbohydrate ABC transporter permease, translating into MSTLTQDIPPTARPSAAPEREETTRRRTAPGALLSKGVVNGLLIVAAFYTLMPVSWLLFAATKNHRDLFATSGFAFGDFNLFANLERVFTFNDGIYLRWFGNSILYSVVGSAVSTLLCVATGYAFDKYEFRGKEKLFALVLGGVLVPTTVIQLPMYLLATKAGVVNTYWALLLPALVNPFGVYLARVFSEGYVPGEVLEAARVDGAGELRTFARIGLPMLAPGFMTIFLFSFTASWNNFFGALVMLNDEQLYPVNLGLFMWNSVTQQQPEFYSLVITGSLVAVVPLIVAFVCLQRFWRSGLTAGAVK; encoded by the coding sequence ATGAGCACCCTCACCCAGGACATCCCACCCACGGCACGGCCCTCGGCCGCTCCCGAGCGCGAAGAAACCACCCGCCGCCGCACGGCCCCAGGCGCCCTGCTCTCCAAGGGCGTCGTCAACGGACTGCTGATCGTCGCCGCGTTCTACACCCTGATGCCGGTCAGCTGGCTGCTCTTCGCCGCCACCAAGAACCACCGCGACCTGTTCGCCACGTCCGGCTTCGCCTTCGGCGACTTCAACCTGTTCGCCAACCTCGAACGCGTCTTCACCTTCAACGACGGCATCTATCTGCGCTGGTTCGGCAACAGCATCCTCTACTCCGTCGTCGGTTCAGCCGTCTCCACCCTCCTGTGCGTCGCCACCGGCTACGCCTTCGACAAGTACGAATTCCGCGGCAAGGAGAAGCTGTTCGCGCTGGTCCTCGGCGGCGTCCTGGTCCCCACCACGGTCATCCAGCTGCCGATGTACCTGCTGGCCACCAAGGCCGGAGTCGTCAACACCTACTGGGCCCTGCTGCTGCCCGCCCTGGTCAACCCCTTCGGCGTCTACCTCGCCCGCGTCTTCTCCGAGGGCTACGTCCCCGGCGAGGTCCTGGAGGCCGCCCGCGTCGACGGCGCCGGTGAGCTGCGCACCTTCGCCCGGATCGGACTGCCCATGCTGGCGCCGGGTTTCATGACCATCTTCCTGTTCTCGTTCACCGCCAGCTGGAACAACTTCTTCGGCGCCCTGGTCATGCTCAACGACGAACAGCTCTACCCGGTCAACCTCGGCCTGTTCATGTGGAACAGCGTCACCCAGCAGCAGCCCGAGTTCTACTCGCTCGTCATCACCGGCTCCCTCGTCGCCGTCGTCCCGCTGATCGTCGCCTTCGTCTGCCTCCAGCGCTTCTGGCGCTCCGGGCTGACCGCGGGCGCGGTGAAGTGA
- a CDS encoding carbohydrate ABC transporter permease, translated as MTAPSAPVARPTAVRASGASPLRRGQRRAAALFIVPFFVLFAAVMAAPIAYAVWMSLFQERSSGLGFGGTERVFAGLGNYAKALSDAGFRASFGHIALYCALYIPVMIGGSLALALLVDSALARAKRFFQLALFLPHAIPGLIASIIWIYLYTPGLSPVLDWIGALGGSWDFYRSDHVLTSLVNLTAWQWTGYNMVIFYAALQAVPREVIEAAVVDGAGALRTALRIKVPMIASAVVMTVLFTCVGAIQIFTEPKLLNQRGAPSIDTEWSPTLYIWKAGFVQHDYGLAAAASLMLAALGIALSYLVTRLGNRWKAAQ; from the coding sequence GTGACAGCACCCTCCGCCCCGGTCGCGCGGCCCACGGCCGTACGGGCGTCCGGCGCCTCGCCGCTGCGGCGCGGCCAGCGCCGTGCCGCCGCCCTGTTCATCGTCCCCTTCTTCGTCCTGTTCGCCGCGGTCATGGCGGCGCCCATCGCCTACGCGGTGTGGATGAGCCTGTTCCAGGAGCGCTCCTCCGGACTCGGGTTCGGGGGCACCGAGCGGGTGTTCGCGGGACTCGGCAACTACGCCAAGGCCCTGTCCGACGCCGGATTCCGCGCCTCCTTCGGGCACATCGCGCTGTACTGCGCCCTGTACATCCCGGTGATGATCGGCGGCTCCCTCGCCCTGGCCCTGCTGGTGGACTCCGCACTGGCCCGCGCCAAACGGTTCTTCCAACTCGCGTTGTTCCTGCCGCATGCGATCCCCGGCCTGATCGCCTCGATCATCTGGATCTACCTGTACACACCCGGTCTGAGCCCGGTGCTCGACTGGATCGGTGCGCTCGGCGGCTCCTGGGACTTCTACCGCAGCGATCATGTGCTCACCTCCCTGGTCAACCTGACCGCCTGGCAGTGGACCGGCTACAACATGGTCATCTTCTACGCCGCCCTCCAGGCCGTACCGCGCGAAGTGATCGAAGCGGCCGTCGTGGACGGCGCCGGCGCCCTGCGCACCGCCCTCCGGATCAAGGTCCCGATGATCGCTTCCGCGGTCGTCATGACCGTTCTGTTCACCTGCGTCGGCGCGATCCAGATCTTCACCGAACCCAAGCTCCTCAACCAGCGCGGCGCCCCCTCGATCGACACCGAGTGGTCCCCGACCCTCTACATCTGGAAGGCCGGTTTCGTGCAGCACGACTACGGCCTGGCCGCCGCCGCGTCCCTGATGCTCGCCGCCCTCGGTATCGCCCTCTCCTACCTCGTCACCCGGCTCGGCAACCGGTGGAAGGCCGCGCAATGA
- a CDS encoding ABC transporter substrate-binding protein, translating into MTRTSRSFRSTATLAAVAAFGLLATACGGDGDSTDTAGEGKPVTLTYWTWTLGAESTVEAFNRTHQDIKVELTEIPSGTEGYSKLANAVKAGNAPDVATIEYQMVPEFASQGNLIDLSEYAGETVKTKFPQSIQDLVTFGGKTWTVPYDAAPQLYYYRTDLFKKFGIEVPTTWDEFKAAAEKVKKQDKSVRLASMPKNDPALLAALSWQAGAKWFSVEGDAWKPAVDDAATNKVTSYWDGLIEDDLVQSYTGYSPEETKARTSGRTLSFLGATWSAGGMKTAMPDLAGKWAVAPMPHWGTAASGNYGGTSYGVLKGSDQAEAAAEFITWLTTNKAGVESRLADLESPSSALPANPEMREVAAAKFDTAYLNGQDLYALASEQAETIVPGWTWGPNQMDVYTAVQDRTAKSDFTSGVEAGQQKAESGITERGLKLAK; encoded by the coding sequence ATGACGCGCACTTCACGTTCGTTCCGCAGCACCGCCACCCTCGCCGCCGTCGCCGCGTTCGGCCTGCTCGCCACCGCGTGCGGTGGGGACGGCGACTCGACCGACACCGCCGGCGAGGGCAAGCCGGTCACCCTCACCTACTGGACCTGGACGCTCGGGGCCGAGTCGACCGTCGAGGCGTTCAACAGGACGCACCAGGACATCAAGGTCGAGCTCACCGAGATACCGAGCGGCACCGAGGGGTACAGCAAGCTCGCCAACGCCGTGAAGGCGGGCAATGCGCCGGATGTGGCGACGATCGAGTACCAGATGGTCCCCGAGTTCGCCAGCCAGGGCAATTTGATCGATCTGAGCGAGTACGCAGGAGAAACGGTCAAGACGAAGTTCCCGCAGTCCATTCAGGACCTGGTGACCTTCGGTGGCAAGACCTGGACCGTCCCCTACGACGCGGCGCCGCAGCTCTACTACTACCGCACCGACCTGTTCAAGAAGTTCGGCATCGAAGTCCCCACCACCTGGGACGAGTTCAAGGCGGCCGCGGAGAAGGTCAAGAAGCAGGACAAGAGCGTCCGGCTCGCTTCCATGCCGAAGAACGACCCCGCACTGCTGGCCGCCCTGTCCTGGCAGGCCGGGGCGAAGTGGTTCTCCGTCGAGGGCGACGCCTGGAAGCCCGCCGTCGACGACGCCGCGACCAACAAGGTCACCTCCTACTGGGACGGACTGATCGAGGACGACCTCGTGCAGTCCTACACCGGCTACAGCCCCGAGGAGACCAAGGCCCGCACCTCCGGCAGGACCCTCTCCTTCCTCGGCGCGACCTGGTCCGCGGGCGGCATGAAGACCGCCATGCCCGACCTTGCCGGCAAGTGGGCCGTCGCCCCCATGCCCCACTGGGGCACCGCCGCCAGCGGCAACTACGGCGGCACCTCCTACGGCGTCCTCAAGGGCAGCGACCAGGCCGAGGCCGCCGCCGAGTTCATCACCTGGCTCACGACGAACAAGGCCGGAGTCGAATCCCGCCTCGCCGACCTGGAGTCGCCCAGCAGCGCCCTGCCCGCCAACCCCGAGATGCGGGAAGTGGCCGCCGCGAAGTTCGACACCGCCTACCTGAACGGCCAGGACCTCTACGCCCTCGCCTCCGAGCAGGCCGAGACCATCGTCCCCGGCTGGACCTGGGGCCCGAACCAGATGGACGTCTACACCGCGGTCCAGGACCGGACCGCCAAGTCCGACTTCACCTCCGGCGTCGAGGCGGGCCAGCAGAAGGCCGAGTCCGGCATCACGGAACGCGGCCTGAAGCTCGCGAAGTAG
- a CDS encoding substrate-binding domain-containing protein — MRLHVDQRHERVLELVRERRSIRVAELAAELGVSAVTLRRDVEALAAQGRVQRLHGAVVWPEDSAAEPRERPAGAGGAVIGMIVPTTNYIFADIVRGAREAVAAQGGRLVLGVSGYVDAEDSVQAEHLIAGGAQGLLVAPSWFGGVPEDGQEKWLLAHDVPAVLVERSAPPGNPAAVLDRVRTDRAHGAAVAVGHFASLGHRKITAVLQEGPHADQISAGFRAAVGALGLDVDIDAPSVREHGDYEASVDHLVDAVHKRGVTAALVHSDEDAIVLVPRLQAAGVRVPDDLALIAYDDEVAGLSDVPLTAIAPPKRSVGELAAKLLLQRLAERREGRQPGPGQHVDLLPVLRIRTSCGGEAIAE; from the coding sequence ATGCGACTCCATGTCGACCAGCGCCATGAGCGAGTGCTCGAACTCGTCCGCGAGCGGCGCAGCATCCGGGTCGCCGAACTCGCCGCCGAACTCGGCGTCTCCGCGGTCACCTTGAGGCGGGACGTGGAGGCGCTGGCCGCCCAGGGACGGGTGCAGCGGCTGCACGGCGCGGTGGTGTGGCCGGAGGACAGCGCGGCCGAACCGCGCGAGCGGCCGGCGGGTGCCGGGGGCGCGGTGATCGGAATGATCGTGCCGACCACGAACTACATCTTCGCCGACATCGTCCGCGGCGCCCGGGAGGCCGTCGCGGCGCAGGGCGGACGGCTGGTGCTCGGGGTGTCCGGGTATGTCGACGCCGAGGACTCCGTGCAGGCCGAGCATCTGATCGCGGGCGGCGCGCAGGGGCTGCTCGTCGCGCCGAGCTGGTTCGGGGGAGTGCCCGAGGACGGGCAGGAGAAGTGGCTGCTGGCGCACGACGTCCCGGCGGTCCTCGTGGAACGCTCGGCGCCGCCCGGCAACCCCGCCGCTGTCCTGGACCGGGTCCGCACCGACCGAGCCCACGGTGCCGCCGTCGCCGTGGGGCACTTCGCCTCCCTCGGCCACCGCAAGATCACCGCGGTGCTCCAGGAAGGGCCGCACGCCGACCAGATCTCCGCCGGATTCCGGGCCGCCGTGGGTGCCCTCGGGCTGGACGTCGACATCGACGCCCCGTCGGTGCGCGAGCACGGCGACTACGAGGCGAGCGTCGACCACCTCGTCGACGCCGTGCACAAACGCGGGGTCACCGCGGCGCTGGTGCACAGCGACGAGGACGCGATCGTGCTGGTGCCGCGGCTCCAGGCCGCCGGGGTGCGGGTGCCGGACGACCTGGCGCTGATCGCCTACGACGACGAGGTCGCGGGTCTGTCCGACGTACCGCTCACCGCCATCGCCCCGCCCAAGCGCTCGGTCGGCGAACTCGCCGCCAAGCTGCTGCTCCAGCGGCTGGCGGAGCGTCGCGAGGGGCGGCAGCCGGGGCCCGGTCAACACGTCGATCTGCTGCCCGTGTTGAGGATTCGCACCTCCTGCGGCGGCGAAGCGATCGCGGAGTGA
- a CDS encoding DUF6629 family protein, with protein sequence MCWSAEADLVAGAGIAAIGVACVAQARRARDLPLAALPLLLGAHQLIEAAVWAQDGGTGPAVLAWAVIALPLLPFWVPVGVFAAAPRRARPRLVVPLTVGIATTAVLSYVLATRAVRAEIRGHTVGYAVDLPHAELVIAGYLIATIGSVLLSGERGLVMFGVLVAVGALICTALWRTEFVSTWCAFAAVASVVLLGWVRGGGSRTVAA encoded by the coding sequence ATGTGCTGGAGCGCGGAGGCCGACCTCGTGGCGGGTGCCGGCATCGCCGCCATCGGCGTGGCCTGTGTGGCACAGGCCCGCCGCGCCCGTGATCTGCCGTTGGCGGCGCTGCCGCTGCTGCTGGGCGCGCACCAGCTGATCGAGGCGGCGGTCTGGGCGCAGGACGGCGGAACCGGTCCTGCCGTGCTCGCCTGGGCCGTCATCGCGCTCCCGTTGCTGCCGTTCTGGGTGCCGGTGGGCGTCTTCGCGGCGGCGCCACGGCGGGCCCGGCCACGGCTGGTCGTCCCGCTCACCGTCGGGATCGCCACCACGGCGGTGCTCTCCTACGTCCTCGCCACACGGGCGGTGCGCGCCGAGATCCGCGGCCACACCGTGGGATACGCCGTCGACCTGCCGCATGCCGAGCTGGTGATCGCGGGGTATCTGATCGCCACCATCGGCTCCGTCCTGCTCTCCGGTGAGCGAGGGCTGGTGATGTTCGGGGTGCTGGTGGCCGTGGGGGCACTGATCTGCACGGCGCTGTGGCGCACGGAGTTCGTGTCGACGTGGTGCGCGTTCGCCGCGGTGGCCTCGGTGGTGCTGCTGGGGTGGGTGCGCGGGGGCGGGAGCCGGACCGTGGCGGCATGA
- a CDS encoding TetR family transcriptional regulator, with the protein MSSSSAAPRRGEKAEAAAAKPPMREALVAAAFRLFLERGYEQTTIDDIVALAGVGRRSFFRYFPSKEDVVFPDHERCLADMTAFLASGTPDEEPVRRVCDAARLVLRMYAENPTFSVQRYRLTRQVPGLRAYELSVVWRYERALAAYLRTRFAGRRDGTLQADVIAAAVVAAHNNALRSWLRSDGKGDADATVDHALRYVQSSFGAPPTTLADTRPEDVMVVVARRDAPLWRVVQEIETARGSVAN; encoded by the coding sequence ATGAGCTCCAGCAGTGCGGCGCCCCGCCGCGGCGAGAAGGCGGAGGCGGCGGCCGCGAAGCCGCCCATGCGGGAGGCGCTGGTCGCCGCGGCCTTCCGGCTGTTCCTCGAGCGGGGCTACGAGCAGACCACGATCGACGACATCGTGGCGCTGGCCGGGGTGGGGCGGCGGTCGTTCTTCCGATACTTCCCGTCCAAGGAGGACGTCGTCTTCCCCGACCACGAGCGCTGTCTGGCCGACATGACGGCGTTCCTGGCCTCCGGCACCCCGGACGAGGAGCCGGTGCGGCGGGTGTGCGACGCGGCCCGCCTGGTGCTGCGCATGTACGCCGAGAACCCGACCTTCTCCGTGCAGCGCTACCGGCTCACCCGGCAGGTTCCGGGCCTGCGGGCCTATGAGCTGTCGGTGGTGTGGCGCTACGAGCGGGCGCTCGCCGCGTATCTGCGGACGCGCTTCGCGGGCCGGCGTGACGGGACGCTCCAGGCCGATGTGATCGCGGCCGCCGTGGTCGCCGCGCACAACAACGCGCTGCGTTCCTGGCTGCGTTCGGACGGCAAGGGCGACGCCGACGCCACCGTCGACCACGCGCTGCGCTATGTGCAGTCGTCCTTCGGTGCCCCGCCCACGACGCTCGCCGACACTCGGCCCGAGGACGTGATGGTCGTGGTGGCCCGCCGGGACGCGCCCCTGTGGCGGGTTGTCCAGGAGATCGAGACCGCTCGGGGATCCGTCGCAAACTGA
- a CDS encoding Zn-ribbon domain-containing OB-fold protein — protein MYHPSGSVARQTIGPAVGSAVGSAVGVLEATGAAAQDTDAMLFQRCTWCGTAMYHRLLCPVCQGSELRTERSEGTGTVRHSTVVHRNTPAARNVSLVEMAEGFVVRGRVMGPLIGIHSGDRVRLSQAKDPVRGEPVFQLVDEPYRAWT, from the coding sequence GTGTACCACCCCTCAGGAAGCGTTGCTCGTCAGACCATCGGCCCCGCGGTCGGCTCCGCAGTCGGCTCCGCGGTCGGCGTACTCGAAGCCACCGGCGCGGCCGCCCAGGACACGGACGCCATGCTCTTCCAGCGCTGCACCTGGTGCGGTACCGCGATGTACCACCGGCTGCTGTGTCCCGTCTGCCAGGGCAGCGAGCTGCGCACGGAGCGCAGTGAGGGCACGGGGACGGTGCGGCACTCGACGGTGGTGCACCGCAACACCCCGGCCGCGCGCAATGTGTCGCTGGTCGAGATGGCCGAGGGCTTCGTGGTGCGCGGCCGGGTGATGGGCCCGCTGATCGGCATCCACAGCGGCGACCGGGTCCGCCTCTCCCAGGCCAAGGACCCGGTCCGGGGCGAGCCGGTCTTCCAGCTGGTCGACGAGCCCTATCGCGCCTGGACCTGA
- a CDS encoding PPOX class F420-dependent oxidoreductase, translating to MDDTPLERLATGQYLLITSYRKNGTPVPTPVWVVRDGDALGVWTVADSWKVKRIRARADILVGPCDLRGKPTGDQIPATAEITDREISARYRKLIARKYGIVGRLSLLGSRIRRGTDGTVGLRIRLTP from the coding sequence ATGGACGACACGCCGCTGGAGCGGCTCGCCACCGGCCAGTACCTGCTGATCACCAGCTACCGCAAGAACGGCACCCCCGTGCCCACCCCGGTATGGGTGGTGCGTGACGGCGACGCCCTCGGCGTGTGGACGGTCGCGGACTCCTGGAAGGTCAAGCGCATCCGGGCCCGCGCGGACATCCTGGTCGGCCCCTGCGATCTGCGCGGCAAGCCCACGGGGGACCAGATCCCGGCCACAGCCGAGATCACCGACCGGGAGATCAGCGCCCGCTACCGCAAGCTGATCGCCCGCAAGTACGGCATCGTCGGCCGCCTCAGCCTGCTCGGCAGCCGAATCCGCCGGGGCACGGACGGCACGGTGGGGCTGCGGATCAGGCTGACGCCGTAG
- a CDS encoding SAM-dependent methyltransferase — translation MRENPSAAADRASLRARINTLQPHTARIWNYWLGGGDYYEVDRVAGDRIRELHPAIGDYARADRQFLGRAVRHLVVEAGIRQFLDIGTGLPTADNTHEVAQRLAPDARIVYVDNDPLVLAHARALLTSSPEGRTDHLDEDLRNPEAILERAAATLDLSRPVGLLLLSVVIFLGDDEEAYGVVRRLLDALPPGSHLVLSHTVTSPAMPDVDRAVRFWNEHGTPPLTQRSPEAVARFFDGLELLDPGVVSCSRWRPEDPGSAEVALYGGVGRKR, via the coding sequence GTGAGGGAGAACCCGTCGGCCGCGGCCGACCGAGCGTCGCTGCGCGCCCGTATCAACACCCTCCAGCCGCACACGGCCCGGATCTGGAACTACTGGCTGGGCGGCGGGGACTACTACGAGGTGGACCGGGTGGCGGGCGACCGGATCCGGGAGCTGCATCCGGCCATCGGCGACTACGCCCGCGCCGACCGTCAGTTCCTCGGCCGCGCTGTGCGTCATCTGGTCGTCGAGGCCGGAATCCGCCAGTTCCTCGACATAGGGACCGGGCTGCCCACCGCCGACAACACGCACGAGGTGGCGCAGCGGCTGGCCCCGGACGCGCGGATCGTCTACGTCGACAACGACCCACTGGTGCTGGCGCATGCCCGCGCCCTGCTGACCAGCTCTCCGGAGGGCCGTACCGACCATCTCGACGAGGACCTGCGCAATCCGGAGGCGATCCTGGAACGCGCCGCCGCCACCCTCGACCTCAGCCGCCCGGTGGGCCTGCTGCTGCTCTCGGTGGTGATCTTCCTCGGCGACGACGAGGAAGCGTACGGCGTCGTGCGGAGGCTGTTGGACGCGCTGCCGCCGGGCAGCCATCTCGTGCTGTCGCACACGGTGACCAGCCCGGCCATGCCGGACGTGGACCGGGCGGTGCGGTTCTGGAACGAGCACGGCACGCCCCCGCTCACCCAGCGCTCCCCCGAGGCCGTGGCCCGCTTCTTCGACGGGCTCGAACTCCTCGACCCGGGCGTGGTGTCGTGCTCGCGCTGGCGCCCGGAGGACCCCGGGTCCGCGGAGGTGGCGCTCTACGGCGGAGTGGGCCGCAAGCGGTGA
- a CDS encoding S1 family peptidase — protein sequence MRHARRRIVRRVTRLAAVGGLLLGSAMVTRAVASEPSDTAPGASVRSAVDTGAGLVERLGTARTAGSWIGADGRPVVAVTDEQAAAEVRRAGAQPKLVSHSMNELKSAASTLRSAPRVTGTAWAMDYRTNEVVVRGDSTVSGADWSQLTDVAGGIGSFVRMERTDGTFTTRLNGALPILSTAGRCSAGFNVTDGQRDFILTAGHCGPNGSVWFADTQGREQVGSTVRGSFPGGDFSLVQYASGDAGDGADVVAIGDGRGVRITGASDPSVGQRVFRSGSTSGLRDGTVTALNATVNYPEGTVTGLIETNVCAEPGDSGGPLFSEGVALGVTSGGSGDCQAGGTTFFQPVTKAMAEVGVQLITAAGQGGGQGGGQQSAAPEPSASATQSAIAPGAASPGSSAPVGGGDEGAQLLSRLADPRNVGPGLLIIAGSLVALVATRFIRAEQDRKAYQRYYSATWG from the coding sequence ATGAGGCACGCACGACGACGGATCGTCCGGCGAGTGACACGGCTGGCGGCCGTCGGAGGACTGCTGCTGGGCTCGGCGATGGTCACCCGCGCCGTGGCGAGCGAGCCCTCGGACACCGCGCCTGGCGCGTCGGTGCGCTCCGCCGTGGACACGGGTGCCGGTCTGGTCGAACGGCTCGGCACCGCCCGTACGGCGGGCAGTTGGATCGGCGCCGACGGGCGGCCGGTGGTCGCGGTGACCGATGAGCAGGCCGCGGCCGAGGTGCGCCGGGCGGGCGCGCAGCCGAAGCTGGTGTCGCACAGTATGAACGAGCTCAAGTCGGCTGCGTCCACGCTGCGTTCGGCGCCCCGGGTGACCGGGACGGCCTGGGCGATGGACTACCGGACCAACGAGGTCGTGGTCCGCGGCGACAGCACCGTCTCGGGCGCCGACTGGTCGCAACTGACCGACGTCGCGGGCGGGATCGGCTCCTTCGTACGGATGGAGCGCACGGACGGCACCTTCACCACGCGGCTGAACGGCGCGCTGCCGATCCTGTCGACCGCCGGGCGCTGCTCGGCGGGGTTCAACGTCACCGACGGGCAGCGTGACTTCATCCTCACGGCCGGGCACTGCGGGCCGAACGGCTCGGTCTGGTTCGCCGACACCCAGGGCCGCGAGCAGGTCGGCAGCACGGTCCGGGGGAGCTTTCCCGGCGGCGACTTCTCGCTGGTGCAGTATGCGAGCGGCGACGCCGGTGACGGCGCCGACGTGGTGGCCATCGGTGACGGACGCGGGGTGCGGATCACCGGGGCGAGCGATCCCTCGGTCGGGCAGCGGGTGTTCCGCAGCGGCAGCACCAGCGGGCTGCGGGACGGCACGGTGACCGCGCTGAACGCGACGGTGAACTATCCCGAGGGCACGGTGACCGGGCTGATCGAGACGAACGTGTGCGCGGAACCGGGAGACAGCGGTGGGCCGTTGTTCTCGGAGGGTGTCGCGCTCGGGGTGACCTCGGGCGGCAGCGGGGACTGCCAGGCGGGCGGTACGACGTTCTTCCAGCCGGTGACCAAGGCCATGGCCGAGGTGGGCGTGCAGCTGATCACGGCGGCGGGGCAGGGTGGTGGCCAGGGCGGCGGGCAGCAGAGCGCGGCGCCCGAGCCGTCGGCGTCCGCCACCCAGAGCGCGATCGCGCCGGGGGCGGCCTCTCCGGGCTCCTCGGCGCCGGTCGGCGGCGGGGACGAGGGGGCGCAGCTGCTGTCCCGGCTGGCCGATCCGCGGAACGTGGGGCCGGGGCTGCTGATCATCGCGGGGTCGCTGGTCGCGCTGGTGGCGACGCGGTTCATCCGGGCCGAGCAGGACCGCAAGGCGTATCAGCGGTACTACTCGGCGACTTGGGGGTGA
- a CDS encoding ROK family transcriptional regulator: protein MTAAVADWLPLSAGERSVAIEVLVGGPLSRTEIARRLNLSAGSLTRLTKPLIESGLLVEVPETGTPPEVRTGRPSQPLDVVAESGSFIGYKITADMVYGVVTTLRSEIVARLDRPLTGHDPAEVADLLAEMTAELGRDFPRLAGIGIGVGGLVQGRTVVAESPFLGWREVPLAALVQERTGLPVVIENDVAALTEAENWFGSGRGLDRFVVLTIGAGLGYSLVLGGRRVPCEEEDRGFGRHWIIDPHGPLTPDGARGSAVSMLTIPNIRYQVQAGTGRDRTYEEILRLAAAGDPLPARVVDEAARALGILLAQIANFAMPQRILLAGEGVGLMDVAGEKVMRTVREHRHPLAAPLDLETRMSDFHDWARGAAVLAIQVLVLGAAEA from the coding sequence ATGACCGCAGCCGTCGCCGACTGGCTTCCACTGAGCGCGGGGGAGCGCTCCGTGGCGATCGAGGTGCTCGTCGGCGGCCCGCTGTCGCGCACCGAGATCGCCCGGCGGCTGAACCTCTCCGCCGGCAGCCTCACCCGGCTGACCAAGCCCCTCATCGAGTCCGGCCTGCTCGTGGAGGTCCCCGAGACCGGAACCCCGCCCGAGGTGCGCACGGGCCGCCCCTCCCAGCCCCTCGACGTGGTCGCCGAGTCCGGCTCCTTCATCGGCTACAAGATCACCGCGGACATGGTCTACGGCGTCGTCACCACCCTCCGAAGCGAGATCGTCGCCCGTCTCGACCGCCCGCTCACCGGGCACGACCCCGCCGAGGTCGCCGATCTGCTGGCGGAGATGACCGCGGAGCTGGGCCGCGACTTCCCCCGGCTCGCCGGGATCGGCATCGGCGTCGGCGGCCTCGTCCAGGGCCGGACGGTCGTCGCCGAGTCACCGTTCCTGGGCTGGCGGGAGGTTCCGCTCGCCGCACTGGTCCAGGAGCGCACCGGGCTGCCGGTCGTCATCGAGAACGACGTCGCAGCCCTCACCGAGGCCGAGAACTGGTTCGGCTCCGGGCGCGGCCTCGATCGCTTCGTGGTGCTCACCATCGGCGCCGGACTCGGCTACTCCCTGGTCCTCGGCGGCCGGCGCGTGCCGTGCGAGGAGGAGGACCGCGGGTTCGGCCGGCACTGGATCATCGATCCGCACGGCCCGCTCACCCCGGACGGCGCCCGCGGCAGCGCTGTGTCGATGCTCACCATCCCCAACATCCGCTACCAGGTGCAGGCCGGCACCGGCCGGGACCGGACGTACGAGGAGATCCTCCGCCTGGCCGCCGCCGGGGACCCGCTGCCCGCCCGCGTCGTCGACGAGGCGGCCCGCGCCCTCGGGATCCTGCTCGCGCAGATCGCCAATTTCGCCATGCCGCAGCGGATCCTGCTGGCCGGGGAAGGAGTCGGCCTGATGGACGTGGCCGGGGAGAAGGTGATGCGGACCGTCCGGGAGCACCGGCATCCGCTCGCCGCCCCGCTGGACCTGGAGACCCGGATGTCCGACTTCCACGACTGGGCGCGCGGCGCCGCGGTCCTCGCCATTCAGGTGCTGGTGCTGGGCGCGGCCGAAGCCTGA